The following coding sequences lie in one Listeria ivanovii subsp. londoniensis genomic window:
- the tgt gene encoding tRNA guanosine(34) transglycosylase Tgt encodes MSAIRYELIKTDKQTGARLGKIHTPHGTFDTPMFMPVGTLATVKTMSPEELKAMGAGIILSNTYHLWLRPGEELIREAGGLHKFMNWDQPILTDSGGFQVFSLSKMRDIKEEGVHFRNHLNGDKLFLSPEKAIQIQNALGSDIMMSFDECPPYPASHEYMKKSVERTSRWAERGLKAHARPDDQGLFGIVQGGAYEDLRAQSAKDLVSLDFPGYSIGGLSVGEPKDVMNQVLEHTTPLLPTNKPRYLMGVGSPDSLIDGVIRGIDMFDCVLPTRIARNGTCMTSNGRLVIKNAKFTHDFRPIDENCDCYTCKNYSRAYIRHLIRCEETFGIRLTTYHNLHFLLNLMKQVRSAIMEDRLADFREEFFEQYGFNRPDAKNF; translated from the coding sequence ATGTCTGCCATTCGTTATGAACTAATAAAAACAGATAAACAAACAGGTGCTCGTCTCGGTAAAATCCATACACCACATGGCACATTTGATACGCCTATGTTTATGCCAGTTGGAACACTTGCAACGGTAAAAACAATGTCGCCAGAAGAATTAAAAGCAATGGGCGCAGGTATTATTTTGAGCAACACCTATCACTTATGGTTACGTCCCGGTGAAGAATTGATTCGAGAAGCGGGCGGACTACATAAATTTATGAACTGGGATCAACCAATCTTAACGGATTCAGGTGGTTTTCAGGTGTTTAGTTTGAGTAAAATGCGTGATATCAAAGAAGAGGGCGTTCATTTCCGTAATCATTTAAATGGCGACAAGCTTTTCTTATCACCAGAAAAAGCAATTCAAATTCAAAATGCGCTCGGATCAGACATTATGATGAGTTTTGATGAATGCCCACCATATCCTGCCTCGCATGAATACATGAAGAAATCGGTAGAACGAACTTCACGCTGGGCTGAACGCGGATTAAAAGCACATGCTAGACCAGATGACCAAGGATTATTTGGAATCGTTCAGGGCGGTGCATATGAAGATTTGCGCGCACAGAGCGCTAAAGACTTAGTTTCCCTTGATTTTCCAGGATATTCAATTGGCGGTTTATCGGTTGGGGAACCGAAAGACGTTATGAACCAAGTACTCGAACACACAACACCACTTTTACCAACCAACAAGCCACGTTATTTAATGGGTGTTGGTTCGCCGGATTCACTTATAGATGGGGTCATTCGTGGGATTGACATGTTTGACTGTGTTCTTCCTACTCGTATAGCGCGTAATGGTACTTGTATGACATCTAATGGACGCTTAGTAATTAAAAATGCTAAGTTCACACATGATTTCCGTCCAATTGATGAAAATTGTGATTGTTATACTTGTAAAAATTATTCACGTGCATACATTAGACATTTGATTCGTTGTGAAGAAACTTTTGGGATTAGACTTACAACTTATCATAATCTTCATTTTCTGTTAAACTTAATGAAGCAGGTTCGTTCCGCTATTATGGAAGATCGTCTTGCTGATTTTAGGGAAGAATTTTTTGAGCAATACGGATTTAATCGTCCTGATGCAAAAAATTTCTAA
- a CDS encoding post-transcriptional regulator encodes MTDSFSAWYEDLEPAILIKVEDFHILGYREIKASHIWSFLTEEKWKNRPAPALHERMNDIMQMKIGQLMQFIMTTAEQQSNNHMSKVENTLQSNVED; translated from the coding sequence ATGACGGATTCATTTTCAGCTTGGTATGAAGATTTAGAACCAGCGATATTAATAAAAGTGGAGGATTTTCATATTCTAGGCTACCGAGAAATCAAGGCCAGCCATATTTGGTCGTTTTTAACGGAAGAAAAGTGGAAAAACCGGCCAGCCCCAGCTTTGCATGAAAGAATGAATGACATTATGCAAATGAAAATTGGACAATTAATGCAATTTATTATGACAACAGCTGAACAACAATCAAATAACCATATGTCTAAAGTGGAAAACACACTTCAATCAAATGTGGAAGATTAA
- the yajC gene encoding preprotein translocase subunit YajC — MGGIVTFIPIILMIVLFYFLLIRPQQKRQKEVQNMQSSLAKGDKIITIGGLHGIVEAIEDGTVILKCGNNKLTFDRNAVRTVLEKGNTVSTPVVTETTSDDTEVTEDNK; from the coding sequence ATGGGCGGTATTGTAACATTTATACCAATTATTTTGATGATTGTTCTGTTTTATTTCTTATTAATCAGACCTCAACAAAAACGTCAAAAAGAAGTGCAAAATATGCAAAGTAGTTTAGCAAAAGGTGATAAAATTATCACTATCGGTGGACTTCACGGTATTGTAGAGGCAATTGAAGATGGCACAGTCATTTTAAAATGCGGAAACAACAAATTAACGTTTGACCGTAATGCAGTAAGAACTGTACTTGAAAAAGGCAACACAGTTTCTACTCCAGTTGTTACAGAAACAACTTCTGATGACACTGAAGTTACTGAAGACAACAAATAA